Proteins from one Podospora pseudoanserina strain CBS 124.78 chromosome 1, whole genome shotgun sequence genomic window:
- a CDS encoding hypothetical protein (COG:U; EggNog:ENOG503PTCD), protein MAATHHNARPEGTFLSAVADHAQIDETNSSNLNEEDPLLPLSSPRDEASTASENGLLWLMGPALLAGIFVKAFDIAFLATSYSRLASDLQHFKDASWVMLTASICSAIFVPVYSYLLAYHGIKRMMFIAYGSFAFGLTLCTISTSFWQLLGSRFVVGFGSSGITLLSMIVINEIVGVKQLAIWESFVTCIEMGTSMAAGPLGAWMYRSFGWHSAFLLEVLFALTGVVVLHWSFKKIACHARYSQSTLLKHGDPSQLPSHADGGGWLLLILAVTTPLVAFTLGDNILRWTDPLEVALLILGPLFMVIFVVYELKIASFPVIDMTPIFTKKYLSVLFQVFGVISILNSIVFIIPPYIQVRAFDGPSLEDWALTCVFLGFPIGAISGGYLIKNDILPVQRIMLANAMALGACCSLFAMRLIKPELAQHAPLLVVFGISTGLWQSCLLYATLSSTEKKWWPQTLALYYLIETFGADLGMALMSTITRSVAKIGIRSSLGDSKTTERIILDAMRDLKSVRRLNTGARTAVLVAFENGMHTAFFVPCSLAAMVIILAAAMNIKHLDKNPERSDNEAIAPTN, encoded by the exons ATGGCTGCCACCCACCACAATGCAAGGCCGGAGGGCACTTTCCTCTCAGCAGTTGCCGACCATGCTCAGATCGACGAAACAAACTCGAGCAACCTGAATGAAGAGGACCCGCTTCTCCCCTTATCAAGTCCTCGTGATGAGGCATCGACCGCCTCTGAAAACGGTCTTTTGTGGTTGATGGGCCCCGCGTTACTGGCTGG CATCTTTGTGAAAGCTTTTGATATTGCGTTTCTAGCCACGAGCTACTCCCGTCTCG CTTCTGACCTTCAACATTTCAAGGATGCATCCTGGGTTATGCTTACGGCGTCGATATGTTCAGCCATCTTTGTGCCAGTG TACTCTTACCTTCTCGCATATCATGGGATCAAACGGATGATGTTCATTGCGTATGGATCATTCGCGTTCGGGCTTACCCTTTG CACCATTAGCACATCATTTTGGCAACTCCTGGGCTCCAGATTTGTCGTGGGCTTTGGCTCATCAGGGATCACTCTGCTCTCCATGATCGTCATCAATG AAATTGTTGGCGTCAAACAGCTCGCAATCTGGGAAAGTTTTGTTACATGCATCGAAATGGGAACTAGCATGGCAGCAGGGCCTCTGGGTGCTTGGATGTACAGGTCATTTGGTTGGCATTC CGCCTTTCTCCTAGAGGTCTTATTCGCCCTCACTGGAGTGGTCGTGCTTCATTGGTCATTTAAAAAGATTGCCTGTCACGCACGGTACTCACAGTCCACTTTGCTCAAGCACGGCGATCCCTCTCAGCTGCCATCCCACgcagatggaggaggttggctgTTGCTCATTTTGGCGGTAACCACACCTCTCGTTGCCTTCACGCTCGGCGACAATATTCTCCGCTGGACAGATCCTCTAGAAGTGGCCCTCCTCATTCTCGGTCCGTTGTTTATGGTGATATTCGTGGTCTACGAGCTCAAGATCGCCTCTTTCCCCGTTATTGACATGACACCAATTTTCACGAAGAAGTATCTGAGTGTCCTGTTTCAAGTGTTTGGAGTTATTTCCATTTTGAATTCG ATTGTTTTCATCATACCACCTTACATCCAAGTACGCGCCTTCGATGGCCCATCGCTTGAGGATTGGGCCTTGACCTGTGTGTTTCTTGGGTTTCCCATCGGTGCCATTTCTGGCGGGTATCTAATTAAGAACGATATCCTCCCAGTGCAGCGTATAATGCTTGCAAACGCCATGGCATTGGGAGCATGCTGCTCTCTGTTTGCTATGCGATTAATTA AACCCGAACTAGCGCAACATGCGCCATTgcttgttgtttttggtATCAGTACTGGCTTGTGGCAGAGCTGTCTGCTCTATGCCACTTTGTCGAGCACGGAAAAGAAAT GGTGGCCTCAAACACTAGCATTGTACTACCTCATCGAGACTTTTGGAGCGGACTTGGGCATGGCGCTTATGTCTACGATAACTCGGTCGGTCGCAAAGATTGGCATTCGCTCCAGCCTGGGTGATTCCAAGACCACGGAGAGAATTATTCTTGATGCCATGAGAGATTTGAAAAGTGTCAGGAGACTCAACACAGGTGCACGCACGGCAGTTCTGGTGGCTTTTGAAAATGGGATGCATACCGCATTCT TTGTGCCTTGTTCACTGGCGGCAATGGTAATCATTCTGGCTGCAGCCATGAACATCAAACATCTGGACAAGAATCCTGAAAGGAGTGACAACGAGGCAATAGCACCAACCAACTAA
- a CDS encoding hypothetical protein (COG:S; EggNog:ENOG503NZ79): MSPVYPVTGIKAGVTGTTVPLRLEVDTWYPGQTPEHLIQNNLFIWALRFLQERDPDHKLSFFQIAGIHGMPYQPWDEDTDAITANEGYCTHDSLLFPSWHRPYMLLYEQVLYEIMVKQVIPQLPEDKQQEWTDAAATWRLPYWDWAQKKTREGQDETLYDVPLITKQPRISVIDLKDGVTVFYIDNPMYKFTMPDEERMGCFGIGDIQDTDANNNITTIPFSKAQATSRWATYEPESDTVSTQWTEGTVRNSLITSTLNEHPWYGKGIDNVPLAEMVYRLYVHDYIASYTQFATTKFRTSPDYDPGSPAAYLNLEYIHNNIHNWTGGFDKYVGHMAEPAVAAYDPIFWMHHANVDRQFALWQGISLLDPTKNWFESRNEQLQDDGNWYIRTGDLDTPSTPLAPFHKDAEGNYYTSDDVRDIHKLGYTYPELQPWLDKYKDTHGNFDASLYVADIKAMIKAIYSPGEIGAPTEISSIPRSLTSPLGQPDFNKDIIVNVTYNRFALNGIPYTIYFFLGAPFPLPPTPTPFTPTPNTSASFTPSPTPSTATAPPPAAATAAAKPSPTPNPALKSPSPARSSPDTRPSTTATCLTHTGSDIDIPEEAPFVEISVYHRNAKFDDVGNAARYERVERATRSKPGGYRSVTA, from the exons ATGTCTCCTGTCTACCCTGTGACGGGCATCAAAGCCGGCGTTACTGGTACCACAGTCCCCCTCCGTCTAGAGGTGGACACCTGGTATCCCGGCCAAACACCCGAACACCTCATCCAGaacaacctcttcatctGGGCCCTCCGCTTCCTCCAAGAGCGTGACCCCGATCACAagctctccttcttccagaTCGCCGGCATACATGGCATGCCATACCAACCATGGGATGAAGACACAGACGCCATCACTGCCAACGAGGGCTACTGCACCCACGACAGTCTCCTCTTTCCCTCCTGGCACCGCCCTTACATGCTTCTCTACGAGCAAGTCTTGTACGAAATCATGGTCAAGCAAGTAATTCCCCAGCTCCCAGAAGATAAGCAACAGGAATGGACGGACGCTGCTGCCACTTGGCGTCTCCCCTATTGGGATTGGgcccagaagaagacgcGAGAGGGGCAGGATGAGACCCTGTACGATGTCCCACTCATCACCAAGCAGCCTAGAATCAGTGTCATCGATCTTAAGGACGGGGTGACTGTGTTTTACATTGATAATCCAATGTATAAGTTCACGATGCCTGATGAGGAAAGGATGGGTTGTTTCGGGATTGGCGACATCCAGGACACTgacgccaacaacaacatcacgaCCATTCCG TTCTCCAAGGCTCAAGCAACCTCTCGCTGGGCCACTTACGAGCCCGAATCCGACACCGTCTCCACCCAATGGACCGAGGGCACCGTCCGCAACTCTCTCATCACTTCCACACTCAACGAACATCCTTGGTACGGTAAAGGCATTGACAACGTTCCCCTCGCTGAGATGGTCTACCGCCTCTACGTCCACGACTACATTGCCTCCTACACCCAGTTCGCGACCACCAAATTCCGCACCTCCCCCGACTATGACCCCGGCTCACCAGCCGCCTACCTCAACCTGGAGTATATCCACAATAACATCCACAACTGGACCGGCGGCTTTGACAAATACGTCGGCCACATGGCCGAGCCCGCCGTCGCGGCCTATGACCCCATCTTCTGGATGCACCACGCCAACGTCGATCGCCAATTTGCCCTCTGGCAAGGCATCTCCCTCTTGGATCCCACCAAAAACTGGTTCGAGTCACGCAACGAGCAGCTGCAAGACGACGGGAACTGGTACATCAGAACCGGTGACCTCgacaccccctccactcccctcGCTCCTTTCCACAAGGATGCCGAAGGCAACTACTACACCTCGGACGACGTGAGAGACATCCACAAACTAGGCTACACCTACCCTGAACTCCAACCCTGGCTAGACAAGTACAAAGACACTCACGGCAACTTCGACGCGAGCCTCTATGTGGCCGACATCAAAGCCATGATCAAAGCCATCTACTCCCCAGGCGAAATCGGCGCCCCGACCGagatctcctccatccctcGCTCCTTAACCAGCCCCCTCGGCCAACCCGACTTCAACAAAGACATAATCGTCAACGTCACCTACAACCGCTTCGCCCTCAACGGGATCCCCTACACAATctacttcttcctcggcgccccctttcccctccctcctacTCCGACCCCCTtcacacccacccccaacacgTCGGCTTCATTtacaccttctccaaccccatccaccgCAACCGCGCCGCCCCCGGCTGCGGCAACTGCCGCCGCAAAGCCCTCACCGACACCAAATCCCGCGCTCAAgtccccatcaccggcgcGCTCATCGCCCGACACCCGGCCATCCACAACGGCAACTTGCCTCACG CACACTGGAAGCGATATCGATATCCCAGAGGAAGCTCCTTTTGTCGAGATCTCTGTGTATCACCGCAATGCCAagtttgatgatgtgggCAACGCAGCGCGGTATGAGCGTGTCGAGCGGGCTACTCGGAGCAAGCCAGGGGGGTATCGCTCTGTGACTGCTTGA
- a CDS encoding hypothetical protein (COG:S; EggNog:ENOG503PXFB): MSFNFLPNTALAACVNDAGEIFTYAQTYNGELVEIKGKLAGNPATYEVTGDQTGIGLTKESGSAPAKRFTPLAAINSKSIYYNAKRLVFFVDKQNYLRDIYFNGTKWAEGELYDQRWQCAPYSKLAAVRLVSHGGYDFVCLYYQDTSDTGNIVLVNHSPTYKWQTGNPPLDDPPLVGTALTAVPPQPGIEVIRYNNPTDTDDPVVFFQYDKLELGSSQDQGPNDYATYSINDKTITLSAHSAITAVDDKSNFWAFYTTDLQNQIFRLKVDASGAVTQPQPVVLANNPIPGSSLASIIVKGSPDVIVLFYLLHYEPVKETTQEINVFAATLTAKSGGVDAWDVDGGVCLTAGNS, encoded by the exons ATGTccttcaacttcctcccAAACACTGCTCTCGCAGCCTGCGTCAACGATGCAGGCGAGATCTTCACTTACGCCCAAACCTACAACGGCGAGCTTGTTGAAATCAAGGGAAAGCTCGCTGGCAATCCCGCAACCTACGAAGTCACTGGCGACCAAACAGGCATAGGCCTCACCAAAGAGTCCGGCAGCGCTCCCGCCAAGCGCTTCACTCCCCTCGCTGCCATCAACTCCAAATCCATTTACTACAACGCCAAAcgcctcgtcttcttcgtcgacAAGCAAAACTACCTCCGCGACATATACTTCAACGGAACCAAATGGGCTGAAGGCGAGCTTTACGACCAGAGATGGCAGTGCGCCCCTTACTCCAAGCTCGCCGCTGTCCGCCTTGTCAGCCACGGAGGCTACGACTTCGTCTGCTTGTACTACCAGGACACATCGGACACAGGCAACATCGTCCTAGTCAACCACAGCCCTACCTACAAATGGCAGACTGGCAACCCGCCCCTGGATGACCCCCCTCTCGTCGGCACAGCCCTCACTGCCGTGCCCCCTCAGCCAGGAATCGAAGTCATCCGctacaacaaccccaccgaCACAGACGACCCGgtcgtcttcttccagtATGACAAACTCGAACTTGGTTCctcccaagatcaaggaccCAACG ACTACGCAACCTACTCCATCAACGATaaaaccatcaccctctccgctCACTCAGCCATTACCGCCGTCGATGACAAATCCAACTTCTGGGCTTTCTACACGACCGACCTCCAAAACCAGATCTTCCGGCTCAAAGTCGATGCATCTGGCGCCGTGACCCAGCCGCAGCCGGTTGTGCtggccaacaaccccatcccgGGGTCTTCTCTTGCCTCCATCATTGTCAAGGGCAGTCCTGATGTTATCGTTTTGTTTTACCTCCTGCATTACGAGCCGGTCAAGGAGACCACCCAGGAGATCAACGTCTTCGCTGCGACTTTGACTGCCAAGagtggaggtgttgatgcaTGGGAcgtcgatggtggtgtctGCTTGACCGCAGGGAACAGTTGA
- a CDS encoding hypothetical protein (EggNog:ENOG503P3VY; COG:S) yields MGGGPYELYRERYGAEILVMRKATKNDLDAITRVIQAGFPDDPGCNYKFPYRDKYPEDFWKYTRRQYEEYLEQPEKFAFNVVTVTNEEAGLDDLPIAIGVWDIAVHIKAKGGDLFIDERRDGNREHMKAYAAAMERTFAKCFESYGKEQLHLWMLVTHPDFRQRGAGTRLCDWGVDESVRRGGWILTVMASPMGRKLYEELGYVLVGTDTARVGGEEEHVVIDALEKPFSQPTI; encoded by the exons ATGGGCGGTGGACCTTATGAATTGTACCGCGAGCGTTATGGTGCCGAGATTCTCGTCATGCGGAAAGCCACCAAGAACGACCTCGACGCCATCACTCGGGTCATCCAGGCTGGTTTTCCCGACGACCCAGGTTGCAACTACAAGTTTCCATACCGCGACAAATACCCGGAGGACTTCTGGAAGTACACGCGCCGACAGTATGAGGAGTACCTAGAGCAGCCAGAAAAGTTCGCCTTCAACGTTGTCACAGTGACCAATGAGGAGGCAGGACTCGATGACCTCCCCATTGCTATTGGTGTCTGGGATATTGCTGTTCACATCAAGGCCAAAGGCGGAG ATCTCTTCATTGACGAACGACGGGATGGTAACCGGGAACACATGAAGGCATACGCAGCCGCTATGGAACGGACATTTGCGAAATGCTTTGAGTCGTATGGGAAAGAGCAACTTCACCTTTGGATGCTCGTAACGCACCCTGACTTTCGCCAGCGTGGTGCTGGAACCAGACTGTGTGACTGGGGTGTTGATGAATCCGTgagaagaggtggttggaTTTTGACTGTTATGGCCAGTCCAATGGGCAGGAAGCTTTATGAGGAACTTGGTTACGTTTTGGTCGGCACCGACACGGCACGAGtgggtggagaagaagagcatgTTGTTATTGACGCTTTGGAGAAGCCGTTCTCACAACCCACTATCTAA
- a CDS encoding hypothetical protein (EggNog:ENOG503P208; COG:S), whose amino-acid sequence MLDTTSPGFAALIPRSVVATPTVNLDQKAGSIAAIGVTEPHQAGGIEVLIDGDDSLSTRILKRKTTQPDRQRRRPPWLMKMAAITASAPGRIDYYAQSLCPSTTTSVTFKRGTGETLPGFPSQYKGERVWTGSKWLDPNLEKSYIVQIDKDDLLEVENALRHFQGLNVPPGLLSRDTFPLPKGLSNRLRKVSQDCYNGRGFAIVRGISPDRFTDEENVLVFGGISSYIAPTRGFQDVHRELVTCHVLSEDMRPGSKEQNLRPAFTNGRLAFHTDVGDILALHTLGVSDTGGETMIASACQIYNEMAESRHDLIQELAQNWAFFHSQDYYTDGTPLLTNAPGDKLVFQFSRLPITGFRSQGANPTLPPPSEKRLEAMAKVEELAWKHAFPLPREPGDMAYINNLCLMHARSAFDVDKEGNPLPSKRHLVKLMLQDPELAWELPQHLGWYLERVYGPNQEDGGRTEKWQLSVKDESLPDGRIWAGSGALSNG is encoded by the exons ATGCTggacaccacctccccaggcTTTGCTGCACTCATCCCACGTTCTGTTGTCGCAACCCCAACTGTGAACCTTGATCAGAAAGCGGGGTCAATAGCGGCAATTGGGGTAACAGAGCCTCACCAGGCTGGGGGCATCGAGGTACTAATAGATGGCGATGACTCTCTTTCGACACGTATTTTGAAGAGAAAGACGACGCAACCAGACAGGCAGAGACGAAGGCCGCCTTGGCTTATGAAGATGGCTGCTATCACTGCATCAGCTCCCGGTCGCATAGACTACTATGCACAGAGCTTGTGCCCCAGTACCACCACTTCAGTGACTTTCAAGAGAGGGACAGGGGAAACTCTACCTGGGTTCCCCTCTCAGTACAAGGGTGAGAGGGTGTGGACAGGATCCAAGTGGTTAGACCCCAACCTTGAGAAGAGTTACATCGTGCAGATCGACAAAGACGACTTGCTTGAGGTGGAGAATGCTCTCCGCCATTTTCAAG GTCTGAACGTGCCGCCTGGTCTTTTAAGTCGCGACactttccctctccccaaggGGCTGAGCAACAGGCTTCGGAAGGTATCTCAAGACTGCTACAATGGTCGTGGGTTTGCCATTGTTCGTGGTATCTCTCCTGATCGTTtcaccgacgaggagaatGTGCTTGTCTTTGGCGGCATATCCTCGTACATCGCACCCACTCGCGGATTCCAAGATGTTCACCGTGAGCTTGTCACTTGCCATGTCCTGAGTGAGGATATGAGACCTGGCTCGAAGGAGCAGAATTTGAGACCTGCATTTACCAATGGCCGACTG GCGTTCCATACCGACGTCGGCGATATTCTCGCTCTCCATACGCTGGGCGTATCCGATACAGGTGGTGAAACGATGATTGCCAGTGCTTGCCAAATCTACAACGAGATGGCAGAAAGTCGACATGATCTGATTCAAGAGCTTGCCCAAAACTGGGCTTTCTTCCA CTCCCAGGACTACTACACCGACGGGACTCCTCTCCTGACGAACGCCCCGGGGGACAAGTTGGTGTTCCAGTTCTCAAGGCTGCCCATCACAGGCTTTCGAAGCCAGGGTGCGAACCCCACTCTCCCTCCGCCCAGTGAGAAGCGTCTTGAGGCCAtggccaaggtggaagaACTGGCGTGGAAGCATGCTTTCCCGTTGCCTCGGGAACCTGGAGATATGGCGTACATCAACAACTTGTGTCTGATGCATGCTCGCAGCGCCTTTGACGTGGACAAAGAGGGCAACCCACTGCCCTCAAAGCGTCATCTCGTCAAGCTAATGCTGCAGGATCCAGAGTTGGCGTGGGAACTTCCTCAACATCTCGGCTGGTATCTGGAGCGTGTCTATGGCCCGAACCAAGAAGACGGGGGCAGGACTGAAAAATGGCAGCTCAGTGTGAAGGACGAATCATTGCCCGATGGTCGGATCTGGGCTGGCTCTGGAGCCCTCTCCAATGGCTAA